One segment of Ipomoea triloba cultivar NCNSP0323 chromosome 12, ASM357664v1 DNA contains the following:
- the LOC116000100 gene encoding sulfite oxidase, with protein sequence MPGIRGPSDYSQEPPRHPCLKINSKEPFNAEPPRSALVSSYVTPVDLFYKRNHGPIPIVEDIERYSVTLSGLIGHPKEVFMRDIWKLPKYTVTATLQCAGNRRTAMSNTRKVRGVGWDISALGNAIWGGARLADVLELIGIPKLTSMTPSGGKHVEFVSIDKCKEEKGGPYKASIPLSQATNPVADVLLAYEMNGETLNRDHGYPLRVIVPGVIGARSVKWLDSINIIAEECQGFFMQKDYKMFPPSVDWDNINWSTRRPQMDFPVQSAICSLEDVSVVKQGKITIKGYAVSGGGRGIERVDISIDGGKTWIEASKYQKTGIPYISDDESSTDKWAWVLFEAEVNVSHSAEIVAKAVDSSANVQPENVGDIWNLRGILNTSWHRVQVRVGQSNL encoded by the exons ATGCCCGGAATCAGAGGACCATCCGATTACTCGCAGGAACCCCCTCGTCACCCTTGCCTCAAAATTAACTCCAAG GAGCCCTTCAATGCCGAGCCGCCTCGTTCTGCTTTGGTTTCATCTTATGTGACTCCTGTAGATCTCTTTTACAAGCGAAACCATGGACCTATTCCTATTGTGGAAGACATCGAGAG ATATTCTGTTACTCTCTCTGGTCTAATTGGACATCCCAAAGAGGTCTTCATGAGAGATATATG GAAACTTCCCAAATATACTGTCACTGCCACTTTACAG TGTGCTGGTAATAGGAGGACTGCAATGAGCAATACCCGAAAAGTTAGAGGAGTTGGCTGGGATATTTCTGCTTTAGGAAATG CTATTTGGGGTGGAGCAAGGTTGGCAGATGTACTAGAACTGATTGGAATACCTAAGCTGACAAGTATGACACCATCAGGAGGAAAGCATGTTGAGTTTGTGAGCATTGATAAGTGTAAG GAGGAAAAGGGAGGTCCTTATAAAGCATCAATTCCACTAAGTCAAGCTACAAATCCTGTAGCTGATGTCTTACTTGCTTATGAGATGAATGGAGAG ACATTGAATAGGGACCATGGCTATCCATTGCGTGTGATTGTCCCAGGAGTAATAGGTGCCCGATCAGTTAAGTGGCTTGATTCAATCAATATCATTGCTGAAGAATGCCAG GGATTTTTTATGCAAAAGGACTATAAGATGTTTCCACCTTCTGTTGATTGGGATAATATCAATTGGTCTACTAGGAGACCACAAATGGATTTCCCAGTGCAG AGTGCAATATGCTCTTTGGAGGATGTTAGTGTCGTAAAGCAGGGAAAG ATAACTATTAAGGGGTATGCAGTTTCAGGAGGTGGCCGAGGCATTGAAAGGGTAGATATATCTATTGATGGTGGTAAAACATGGATTGAAGCCTCCAAATACCAAAAAACTGGCATTCCATATATTTCTGATGATGAATCAAGTACTGACAAATGGGCATGGGTTCTTTTTGAGGCTGAGGTTAATGTTTCACACAGTGCTGAGATAGTTGCCAAAGCG GTGGATTCATCTGCAAATGTCCAACCTGAAAATGTTGGAGATATTTGGAACTTGAGGGGAATACTGAACACTTCATGGCATAGGGTTCAAGTGCGTGTGGGCCAATCAAATCTGTAG
- the LOC115998906 gene encoding SWI/SNF complex component SNF12 homolog, whose translation MSANNNNQQQPAQNTGFSSLFPNSPFVRPNVAIPLTPPPGFQISAMHAYFLAQLEQSQSQSQPLGGNAEKKQQKLPAEEHSERVRNFAPESVFYAHLLEMEAQVDEATARKKAAVQEAVIMKKPPSFLQNTLRVYIFNTFANQGCKNEAAEPPSWTLRIVGRVLEESQEGSMAPKFSSFLKRVTVSLDRNLYPDNHLITWDRARSGALPDAFEVKRKGNQEFTVGITLELNNLPEKYRVSPALKAVIGLEVESRSRIVHLICKYICDRKLRVPDDPSCFICDPPLLRVFGKAVAKLTEVPQKITPHLSPPQPIHLQHRIGLSGENPAGIACYDVLVDEPVPIQKELDDFLGSIDKSKELGVMEESISEDMEKLQEHKRRRALLLGFSQSPVEFVNGQLDSHGKGVKFDGGESSSRNEHQSDVYNQPWVEDAVIRYLNRKPTSDAPRKM comes from the exons ATGTCtgccaacaacaacaatcagCAGCAGCCTGCCCAGAACACTGGATTTTCATCACTGTTTCCCAATTCTCCATTTGTCAGGCCCAATGTTGCTATTCCCCTAACACCCCCTCCTGGATTTCAAATCTCTGCAATGCATGCCTATTTTCTGGCTCAGTTAGAACAATCTCAATCTCAATCTCAACCACTGGGTGGTAATGCTGAGAAGAAACAACAGAAGCTCCCTGCTGAAGAACATTCTGAGAGAGTGAGGAATTTTGCACCAGAATCTGTTTTTTATGCCCACCTGCTTGAGATGGAGGCTCAAGTGGATGAAGCAACTGCCAGAAAGAAAGCTGCTGTCCAGGAGGCAGTAATAATGAAGAAACCGCCATCGTTTCTTCAGAACACCCTTCGGGTTTATATATTCAACACTTTTGCTAACCAGGGCTGCAAAAATGAAGCTGCAGAGCCTCCTTCATGGACTCTCAGGATAGTGGGCAGGGTTTTGGAGGAGAGCCAAGAAGGCTCCATGGCCCCAAAGTTCTCCTCTTTCCTCAAAAGAGTCACCGTTTCCTTGGACCGGAACCTGTACCCTGACAACCATCTTATAACATGGGATAGAGCCCGATCGGGGGCTCTTCCCGATGCCTTCGAGGTCAAGAGAAAGGGGAATCAAGAATTCACTGTGGGCATCACATTAGAACTCAACAACTTGCCTGAAAAATACAGAGTTTCACCGGCTTTAAAAGCAGTGATAGGCCTTGAGGTTGAGAGCCGTTCAAGAATTGTGCATTTGATTTGTAAGTACATTTGTGACAGAAAGCTGCGGGTTCCTGATGACCCGTCTTGTTTCATTTGTGACCCGCCGCTTCTCAGAGTGTTTGGGAAAGCTGTGGCTAAGCTCACAGAGGTGCCACAAAAGATCACGCCCCATTTGTCACCTCCCCAACCCATTCATTTGCAACACAGGATTGGACTTTCTGGGGAGAACCCTGCTGGAATTGCGTGTTATGATGTGCTGGTTGATGAGCCCGTCCCCATACAGAAGGAATTGGATGATTTTCTGGGCAGCATAGATAAGAGTAAAGAGCTTGGCGTTATGGAGGAATCAATTTCTGAAGATATGGAGAAGCTCCAAGAACACAAGAGGAGAAGGGCACTGCTTCTTGGGTTCAGTCAGTCACCTGTTGAATTTGTTAATGGTCAGCTTGATTCTCATGGCAAGggtgtaaagtttgatggtggGGAAAGTAGTAGTCGCAATGAGCACCAGTCAGATGTGTACAACCAGCCCTG GGTTGAAGATGCTGTAATTCGCTACCTGAATCGCAAACCAACTTCAGATGCCCCAAGAAAGATGTGA